The nucleotide window gtgtaggtaggaagcATTTCCTATTagataaaagaggttatagaggaattctctacttcattttccaagaggaagataagtttaattgagagtgacaaggttaTTGGTGATGGAATGTTTTACCGTTGGTCGTGGCAGTTCCCATAAAAcagggatcataagactctatgatgacaaagaCGAAAGGAAGTTTTATTCTCAACTTTCTTCTAAGTCTGATCCGTAAAAGCTTAATGGAATTGGTGATATTTATTCGGATTCAGATAATGATTTGAGTGACAAAAGTATGAAAATGctaataaaaagaattaaaggtaaaatatttttcttggaagAGTAGGATGCTTCACGTTCATGCAGAGTTCAGCATCCTTCTCTACCAAGAAAAACgtttttacctttaattctttttattagCATTTTCATACTTTTGTCAGttaaatcattgtctgaatccgaagaaatatcaccaatcccattaagcttgtacggatcagacttggaagaaagttgaGAATAAAATATCCTTTCGtctttgtcatcatagagtcttatgatccccgttTTATGGGAACTGCCACGACCAACGGAAAACATTCCATCaccatcaaccttgtcactctctattaaacttcttttcctcttggaaaatgaagtagagaattcctctataaccttttttatctacttaggaaatattaaattcctacctacactATCTCTATTTGAAACACAAgacattgccttctcatcatcattgtcgctaatgagaacaataattgatcaaagacacaccctgtcaggtactgtgtccaagttattctctgtatccaagttcatcccgagtaatagtaacacgaggataatcaccaaagccaccagatAGTTTTATGATACCAATGAAGtaagatgagctattcaatgaaactcgtattgtaaagaagaagaaagagactgattcagaaaggtgggtcgagggtcgagcctcgactatacatgtaagtttttttacttttcattaagtattttgatttacttttatataaattttgaaatactaattcaatataatttttcttataggttcgcttcacagctgatgtgggggaattcatacgcagtcagccacctaatgagtcgggcaaggcaatccaactttcggacgaggatactgaaagaacactccttgagtactttatatactttgaactagacaatagaACCAGTTTTCGAATGGGATTGTAATAAGctttaacttagttttgttagcttaatgtgttagttctattgaactttatactttgttgcttttaattgttgttgttgttggcataaaatgcctgtttaggatttttggtaagctggcaggtggtgtagctgccaaaacaggcagtttctgccaaaaatataccaagaaaagcgaccaactttggtctctagttggtcgcttttcacttaaaaaaacaattttctgcgcaatagcgaccaaccttggtcgctacttaacccagatttctcaaaaaagcaaccaactttggtcgccattccatttaaaaaaataatttctggaaatattgcgaccaaagttggtcgcttattatttaaaaaaaattatttcttgcagttggcgaccaattttggtcgcttatttaaaaaatatatatataaaaattaataataaagcgaccaactttggtctccaTTTTCcagatttttaaaatataatatattttgcagaccaaagttgatcgctttttatgattaataataagTAAAAAAACGTAATTTACATTGTagagaccaacgttggtcgccaaatttatattattaaaataatatagcgaccaacgttggtcgctacttTCTTTACaggaatatttggtccttttaccttagagaccaaagttggtcgctaattagcgaccaactttggtccctaaggTAAAGGGACCAGCTTAATATCGACCAGCCCATTTTGGTCGctatttggtcgctttttggccAATAAGCGATCAACTTTGGTCACTTTTTGTGATCGTTTTTTTTCGGATTTCTATTAGTAACTATAGGATCTCGGGCCACTATAATCACaaatgaaccagatagaagaactagttccaagtgtttgtcttttattctagttcaattgtagtaggtgttttcatattttacctttcagctttatctagaagcaattgtaataggtattTTGAGTATTCAAGtaagagttaacttgaagttgtcgcaacagttagatgATGGTTGCCACAACGgaattagagttaatccttatgTTTACAAAGTgttgtaaatgctattttggcttagtgatttagtgaagtgttgggaaaaATTCTACTGAGTAGTAAGTCGTggatttttcaccttttgagccaggtgttttccatgtaaaaatacttATTTCTTTACTTCCTGCATTTACTATTTCAACAAcagtaggttaaggaacacttagaagaaccaggttcttctataatCAGTGCACAAAAAACATttgacaccacacaaatcaccctctcttgtgtggtattgaagttaaaacattaTATAGGTATTAAATTaaaccttttccttttcttttcttgtttcgttttcttttatttatcgATTTTTATTTCAGTTTTTTTGGGTCTTTTGGGTGGAAGAATATTAGTAAACAAGTCACAAGTTGCTTTTTCTGTGTCTTTGTTTAGAAGACCAAGCAGCAACGACCTGTCATGGACCACTTTTTACCCAAATGACccctttcttcatcttctttaattTGCATTTAAATGACTTCAAAAATTTATAGCGGGCACCCAGTAGATCAGAAATGCTTTATAGGACATGTTTGCTGAGTCTATTTTACAACCTAGGCATTAGCTAGTTTAATCAGTTTAATTAAAGATTTCAAATATTAAGTCTTTTTTATCGAGCCACATATCCTGTGCTATCAATTTCATGAATGGTTTAGGTATGtttattatatttataattaAATGCTAACTAGCTAGCTTATAATCATTTTAATTACATATTTCAAATACTAAGTTTTTTTTATCCAACCACATATCCTGTGCTATCAATTTCATGGCCATTACTTCAAGATACTTTAGTCAAAAGGACCTGTGCCAATATTCGAGTACAATAGTACATTTTtcataccttttttttttttttccaattgaaATCTTTAAATGAATAAAGCCCATTCCTACTTCAATTGGAAGAAATTCAATTGTAGGAATTTCCGCATTGTGACTAGGCTTTTTCTACCAAACATGACGGTACAATTCTTGTCTAAAACCCCCAAAACAAACAAGAGGAAGAAAATGTCTTGAAGGAAAAAGAATTAACTTACATACACAATGGAACTAAAATTTTACATTATCACCGTATTATAAGCTACTTATAACAAAGTGTAGTAGGTAACTTGTCATATTTTCAAGTTTACTAATCTTACTTATTATGGTGTTATCTTTTAAGTCATCTGATATTGTTAAAATTCTTTTACGTTCTTTTAATAAGTTATATACATTGCAAAAATTATGTTACGCTATTAATCTAGTTTAACCTATAATAGCaagttaattattatattatacaGTTTATAAACTAATATTTACcaaaaaaaattacttataaTTAATAACCTTATAATCtgattgttaaaatatttttttacaaacTCAAAAAAGACCCAAACAAAAAGAAGGGAGTTTTGAAATTCTGCAAAGTGGTTGGCACTTTCTATAAATTACCTACTTACCAGTGGCAAATTGGTAATCAAGATCCTTTATAAATACGTTAGAACAAGACACATTAACTCACACCCCACACATCCAAagtaaagagaagaaaaaacaaTGGCTGGCCCCTCTCATCCAAAAACTCTCCCTACTTCATCTTCTACTACAACTCCATCATCTTCAACCTTAAACTCCATGAAGCTCAAAACCCTAGTACAATCCTTCATTTTCTCCCACTTATACCGCGTTTTTCGCGCGCTAGCCAAGGCCAAATCTATCTTGTTTCAACTTGTCAAGAATGTACAATTAGTCCATCTTCTTGAATTTCCCATGATGAAGAAAAACAGGAAATACAAGAACAACAAGCTTTTTCTTGGCTCATTTAGGCTTCACTATAATTGGTGTTCTTCTCATGTAATGCCAGTGCCAGTGCCAACAGCCCTTGAGGATTGTGCCACTGGCCATGTTTATTATGATTCTACGTGGAATTCTATTATTTCTACTGCTTGTGATGAATCTGAGCTCTCTGGGTATCTTCAATGGCTTGAAGAGAAGGCTTGTgaggaaaataatgaaaaaaatacaaagaatGGGAATGATATTGATAAGCTTGCTGATATGTTCATAGCAAATTGTCATGAAAGGTTTAGGTTGGAGAAAGTTGAATCTTATAGGAGATTTCAAGAAATGTTAGCTAGAAGTGTATGAGGCTAGCAAGTTCtacataaattttttttttttgggggggttgGGGGATTGGGGGGTCATTTTTAGATAattaattttctttccttttttatttatttataattttctctcattttggaaGGTGgagtttttttatttcttttttctattaGGCCTTGTGAGATAACAATAGGTAGTAAGTGGAATAGGGAGTGAGATGGAAAATCTCACTTTGGATGCATGATTTGTTAAATCATGAGATGAGATATATGAGGAGGGTATGGAGAATTGTACATGATGGGGTTCTGGGAATTGTGCAATTCTTCTCTTTAATTTAACATATGTTAATACCTTGAAATGTGAAATTTAGCTTTCTCCATTTCACTCCCTTTTACTTTTTTACCTGTCCACTCCGAATTTTTCACGtctcttaaaaaataataaatggagtgtataatttaaattcatattattaatgaatttgagaaaatgatttgaaatcaGTAACTAATATTGTGGgtataataagaaaaaaaaaagaaatatttttcttgatATGTTAAAAGTGACAATTAAAAGTGAAAATCTATATTTAAAATACTGGACAAGTAGAAGTAAATTAAGGGAGTATTAAGTACTTGTTAAATGAACCCCCTCCCCCCTCCTTCCCTCTTATTTCCTTCTtttctatgtattttttttttcttatttatgttTGGAACGCTTGATCGGTTTATATTATTTAAATGTTTAGTGACATCGAAAGTTATTAGTTGAGTTTGTATTTTTCACATAATAGTCTTAAGCTGAATTACCTCTAATTCTTAAAGGCTGTTATAACAAGGATACATGCAGATTAACAAATAAAACCAGTATTGAAAATGTACTTAAAAAAATTGAGGTATCCCTAATTGCCAACGCCATTGTTTCAACACAACTAAAAATGCTAAATTTTGTTAAAAGAGCaaggaaccaaaaaaaaaaaagattaaataattaaatatataaacGAACAATAAGGTCCCTAAAAGTTAGATTAGATTTTGGCTCATTAAAAATTCGTATGTGTGAACGTATTTCACTTTTCATTATCCAGATATTTTAAAATTGGATAGTGACATTGGTTAAATCTCTTGGCAAACTCCTCTTTGTTTTCTGGGTATCTTCTTATTTTTCAGTTCATGAGTTTCTCTCTGTTTTGTCTCTATTCCTGTGGGCCAAACTTTTGAAGCTTTTGACACTTGTGACATTATGttaatgaaaataagagaattcTTTGTGCAATAAACTTTAGTTGTGGTTTTTTTAATATATGGTATCATTCTCTAGTGAAATGCTATCAACggtttaaaatttattaaacaGAAAGCAGTTCCGATAATCAAGGtgtgagtggaggtggagtacggtggttcctttgtataagaacaaaggtgatatttagagttgtaacaattataagggtattaaattactgagtcatatattatgaaattttggaagagggtggttgaagcgagggtgaggaggatgatgtctatatccgacaaccagttcgggttcatgccgggtcgttctactACGAAAACTATACACCTTATTAGAAGGTTGGTAGAACAGTACatagagaggaagaaggatctgtaCTTGTTGTTTattgatctagagaaagcgtatgataaggtttctagagaagttctctAGAGATGGTTGGAGGCAAAAGGTGGGTCAGTTGCCTACATTATgacgattaaggacatgtatgatggggttAAGACTTgtgttaggacagtaggaggcgactctgatcATTTTTCGTTTGTTATGGAGTTACACTAAGGTTCTGCACTCAGCTCGttcttatttgccctggtgatggacgcgttaacacaccatattcaaggagaGGTGCCCTGGTGTATATTATTCgttgatgacatagttctgattgatgagtcgcgagccggtattaacgagaggttggaggtttggagacaagctcttgaatctaagggtttcaagctgagtaggacgaagacggaatacctggagtgtaagttcagcgctgagccgaAGGAAATGGGCGTGGAAGTGAAGCTTGAATCACTTGTCATCCCAAGTAGTGGTAGcatcaagtaccttggatcgttcatccagggggaggggagattgatgaggatgtcatACACCGTATTAGGGTGGGgcggatgaagtggaggttagcgtctagagtcttgtgtgacaagaaagtgccactgatactcaaaggtaagttttataaagcggtggttagaccggccatgatgtatggggctgagtgtgaCCTGTTAAGAAcgcacatatccagaagatgaaagtagcagaaatggggatgttgaggtagatgtgcgggcacactaagatggataagattaggaatgatgatattcgggagaaggtgggcgtgggtCCCATTggtgacaagatgcgggaagcgaggctcggATGGTTTGGGCACGTACAGAGGAGAAGCTCAAATGCTCCAGTAAGAAGGTGTGATCGACAGGATTTGGAGGGCATGAgaagaggtgatcagacaggacatgacgaGGCTTTAGATTACcaaggacatggcccttgataggaagctGTGGAAGTCGAGTAtcagggttgtaggttaggaggtagttgagtctttccCTTCTTCGTACCTTTGCGAGGCTAGTCTGGCAGGATTTTTGTTAAGTCAGCTAGTGGcaaatgttgtgtcttactactctTTCGTTTTTCATAGTGTCAGGTCTATGTAAtggctatcgcttttgctttgcatctattTTCTGGTTTCGTGATCTTATTTTTCCGATGGTTTCTGTTGGTAGTAATGATATtatctcttttcgtcttcttgagccgagggtctttcagggacagcctctctactccctcggggtaggagtaaggtctgcgtacacactaccctccccaaatccCACTATTGAGATTTTACtggatcgttgttgttgttgttgttattgttgttgtattttatgagtttaacttttatacacCAATAGTTAAAAGAATTTTATCATACCGATAGTTATAAGAAGTTGTACACTATCCAATTAGCTAAAGGATAACAATAAGTAATCATTTGTAATAAATGAATTAATAATTCATAAAACAAACTAGATAATCTGCTACAGCAGATTAAATACACTGATAGTTAATTAAAAAAGAATTTACAATGTCAGCTTATATAAATTAAATACGTAATAAATTAGTAACTTCTTTTGGTAAAATGATTATAATCCTATTTAAACACAAACATGACTTTACCTTCGTTAATAATCTACAAAAGTAAAAATTATGGAGAAAGGGTTGAAAATCAAGTGTGATTTTAGTTTTGTTCTTTAAAACCATTTTTTGAGAGAGAATGGCACAGGACAAAGACAAGGTCAAGATTTTGAGCATGGCATCCACTGTCAATAACATCTTAAGTTGTTAGGTGAAGAAGTAGTCAATGGGCTAAAAAAAATTTCACCTAGTCTCGTATCACCAATTCTAACCACTCCTAGATCAATACATCAAGGGTCGTTTGGTTATCAGGATTGGAACATTAATCCTGTGTTTTTTTAATAGTATTAGCTAGAATTAATATAAATTCTATATCAAAATTATTTGGTATTATTTATCGTATATTAAATGTTGGATTGTAATTTATCCTTGTTCCGAACCAAATTACCCCTAAGTTTTAGGTTTTACTTTATTAAAAGCTAATTTCTGTTATGAAAAAAAAGTTAGACAAAAATGAACCGAAAGATTGTTGATAGTAAATGTTAAATTAATGTCAGTAATATAAGACAAATGACATTTTCTTATCATCTTTATACAATTAAAGTGATTTTGAAGCTGAAGCCAAATGCAGCTTCAAGGATTTTAGTTAGGTAGGAGTATAAGATATTTTAGAGACGACAATTTTAACTAGAAAATTTAACTCAGCCGAGGTACGATATTATCGGCAAATCCCTAGCTTCTAttaaaataatatcataaaatcTAAGATGAAAAAGAATATTATTTTAGCAGGTTCAGCGTGTAAACTTCTCTTTTACCTGCCACAATCCAtccaaaggaaaagaaagaaaaaattgcgTACATGCCAGCTAACACTCATTTGGTTACGTAGATTTACCAAATTTGGTAATTAAAGAATACTTTTTGTTATATATctataacgatccggccggtcgtttcatgagttaccactccgtttctcCCATTTTCGCTttcttatgtgttgttcagcaACATTTCATCGTATCGCGTTGGCTGGTTCGGGCTTGGGTAGTTTTGGAGTattatgagacacttagtctcttaagttgaccatttagttggaaaaataaatcggaagttgacttatgagtaacgatctcggaatttattttttattattcggATAGCTTcatgaggtgatttgggacttaggagcatgttcggaatgtaatttggaggtccgtggtggatttaggtttgaattggcaaaattggaatctTGGCGTTTTCCAGTtggtagtggaaatcttgatatcgaggtcggaatggaattcctgaAATTTGattaggtttgtagtgtcatttgtgacgtgtgtgcaaaatttcaagtcattcggagttgatttgataggtttcgacgtcgtttgtggaatttgaaagtttctaagtttttaggcttgaatccgaggttgatttggtgttttagaattattttgagtaattcgaaggctcgactaagtttgaatgatgttatgggatgtgttggtatgtttggttgaggtcccgagggcctcgggtgagtttcgagagGTTATCAAACCAAGTTCGTGGTTTGGAGAGTTGTAGATTTTTTCTTCTGTTCTGTTGCAAAGgttccttcttcgcgattgcgtgaggaggctcgcgatcgcgtagagcatttCTGGAAGCAATCaagtttgttctttgcgttcgcgtattAAGGGTTGCGATCGCGATGGTTGATCAAGtgaagcatcgcgaacgcgtggtcTAAGTCGTGTTCGCGTAAGGTTAAGTGGACCAAAGCTGGGGAAACatgtttgttcttcgcgaacgcgttcagtGGTCCGTGATCGAGTAGGTGTAAGGGATAGAGCATCGCGTTTTCATGGAGAGCGacgtgttcgcgtagagttatTTCTGAAGCCAACAAAATTTGTTCTTTGCGATGGTCTTTCCGCGATTGCGATTAAGGAAAatcacctgggcagaatgtatataaaGCCACTTTCGCGATTTTTAGGCCATTTCTCACCATTGTTGGacggttttgaagctttttgagagggattaAGAGGGattcgaagggaaacacttggaggaaaggtttttgaactcaatactcaattctatggtgatttctaactaattagacataaaattagtgggatttaaagcctaaaattggggaattagggcttgaaattagacagtgtaaattgggaatttgaggggccatttgtggtctgattttgatgttcttggtatgtatgactcgtgggaggataaggattctattgatgtgatttttatcggattccgagatgtaaACCCGGGgatcgggtttgaccaatttcagaatttttgatgtaatttgattattttcgcgtgggctttgttccctaagcatatattgatattatggttctgattttggttagattcggggaaTTTGGAaaccgaatcgagaggcaagggcgtcgcgggctagagtttggcttggcttgaggtaagtaacgctctCAAACTTGGTTCTTAGGGTTCGAAACctcgaactatgtgttctatgattactaaaggtgacgcaaatgccaagtgacgggtgtATGTGCGTGCAACATGAGAAATGCGGcatggatcattccatggcaccgcttagtaactctttcttgttgatatccgtgtttctaTCATGTGATTTAGTAAATGCGCTGTGAAAACATGCTAGATATCCTGTTAGGGCTTCACGCCGATattgttgagacccgagaggtcgtttcttgcggtcatatcattatcttcattgatattctgtactcagtcatgttcatgcattatATATCATGCATTAATCtcgattgttgttatttggcacatcatatcattgttcgggctagtatcatgacattgtgggCTCGcctgtgtgagactggagagtgatgactgagtgaggccgagagcctggttgtgaGTGACAGTATATGGGAtggggttgcacgctgcaacggttatgttgatgattatgatagcgtttgggctgcaggagcccctccggagtctgtaacacaccccagtAAGcacagttgatgatattgagggatggatcttccctggacatagtTCTTGTCTGAAgtatttatacctggagatggatcttctccatagggctggaatggccttcctcggtactggataaCTGTGGTCAGttatatgtatatattccgggatggatcttccctgggccggatggccatatacagtaccgagtggttgagcacttgtgagtgAAGGTACACGTAACATTGATCATGTTATCTGTGCATTGGTACATAGAAATTTTCCTGAGTTTTATACTCCATATTGTTCATATTGCATTATTTACTGTTGAGTTTTtacttgaactgcaagcatgtctactttctcTACAGTTAATTGTAttacctgttgaggtttggttcgtcactatctgtcagtccatagtttggacttgttacttactgagttggtgtacttacgttacccctgcaccttgtgtacagaaCCAAGTATCTCAGGCCACGGTAACGGTTGCTAATCATATCAGTTGTGGACTTTCcttggagatagcgaggtagctgcctcGTGATCGCAGTTCCaccttctccttccttatcttcctcttAGTATATTTGTTGGATATTCTCAGACTATATTTGTCTTGTTTATTTCGAAtagttgtagtattttgctcatgacttagtgacacccgaggtcgggcttgtattttTCCGCTTTGTTAAACTGGATTTTTATATCtttattggatttctgttgaaaaatggtttttctcaacttttaaatGAAACTTGGTGATCTGGttgagtagttggcttgcctagttccacgataggcgccatcacgacggttggttttggggtcgtgacaagttggtatcagagcctaggttacataggtctcacgggtcatgagcaggtttagtagagtctcacggatcggtacagagacgtttgtacttat belongs to Nicotiana tabacum cultivar K326 chromosome 6, ASM71507v2, whole genome shotgun sequence and includes:
- the LOC107826147 gene encoding uncharacterized protein LOC107826147, with the translated sequence MAGPSHPKTLPTSSSTTTPSSSTLNSMKLKTLVQSFIFSHLYRVFRALAKAKSILFQLVKNVQLVHLLEFPMMKKNRKYKNNKLFLGSFRLHYNWCSSHVMPVPVPTALEDCATGHVYYDSTWNSIISTACDESELSGYLQWLEEKACEENNEKNTKNGNDIDKLADMFIANCHERFRLEKVESYRRFQEMLARSV